The sequence TACCTCCGATCCACTGTGAAAAACAAGCCTTAACACTTATCTTCCCTACTTTTCCCTCTTTGAAAAAGGGGGTTTGGTGTGATGTCCCGGAGAACTATTAAATAAATTAAGGCCGTCATTCCAGCGCAAGCGGGAATCCAGAGCCTGTTGATTTTACACGGACGGGATTCTCGATTAAACATTCGGGAAAGACAGCAAGGGAGTTTTTAATATCCTACTAATTGGTTTTTTCATCGCCTGGGTCTTTTTCCCATCATCGGGGTTGATTCTTTTCATTTTCGTCTTCCCTTTCCTCTTGTTCTGCCCATTCTTTAAGGATTTCTTTATTTTTTCTTTTTCGAACAAAATAGATTCCTATGAGAGAGACCGTAATGAGTCCCCAGAGGACACCCGTACTGGTTAATAGGGGAACCCAATTAAACCGAAAAGCCAAATAACGTTTCCATTTTGTCTCAAAAGCCTGAGGGGTAATATCAAAGGCGTTCTGAAGAGCCTGTTCAAAAGATTTCCCTTTGGATAAGAGCAAAACAAAATGACGAAAACGCGAGGGTCCATAAGTGGAGAGGAGATAATGAACCAGGCTGTAACTTTGAAAATATGCCTTTTGAACATCGAAATGATTTCCACCAAATGCTTGGGTCAGATCCTCCAGCGGGATGAGCGTTCCGGAAAGAACCGCTCGGGCCATTAAGACATCTTGTGATGGGCGCCATTCATAAGATTCGTACATGGCAAGACCTTCATTGAGCCACCTTGGAATCGGTCGTCCTTCAAATCCAGAGGCCAGGACCAGATGACACAGTTCGTGTGTAAATGTTTTGATCGTATCTTTTAGATTCCCCTGAATGAGCCGGGGAGACCGGATCACCATCACGTTTCCTGAGGGGTAGGCAACACCCACCGCCCAGGAGGGGAGGGGACGATTGGAAGGTTGAAATTGGTTAAATTCCGATTCGGACGAGGCCATGATAACCCCGATCGGATTTCCGGGGGTGAACCCAATGTCCTGGGTTATTTTTTTAAGTAATGTCTCGGACTGTTCCATTATTTTCCGTATGGTGACCCGGTCGGCAGGATGAAACCGAAAGAAAAAATGAGAAGAATTCGTTTCAATGATTTGTGGATCGGTCCTTGCCAGGGAAATCTCAGGGAGTAAAAAAGTTAAAAGAATGCAAAAACAAAAAGTGAAAGTGAATATAGGTCGAATCATGGATATTCAAACTTTGTGTAGGTGCAAATTATTAAGTTGAATTTTCATATTGAAATATGATAAATAAAAACAACCCTCATCGACGACCCAAGTATACCCTATGTTCCACCTGAAAAAAACCGTTCGAGGGTCGTTCTTCCCCGGAGCGTTAGGGTTCAGTTATTAAGCGACA is a genomic window of Nitrospiria bacterium containing:
- a CDS encoding peptidase MA family metallohydrolase, with amino-acid sequence MEQSETLLKKITQDIGFTPGNPIGVIMASSESEFNQFQPSNRPLPSWAVGVAYPSGNVMVIRSPRLIQGNLKDTIKTFTHELCHLVLASGFEGRPIPRWLNEGLAMYESYEWRPSQDVLMARAVLSGTLIPLEDLTQAFGGNHFDVQKAYFQSYSLVHYLLSTYGPSRFRHFVLLLSKGKSFEQALQNAFDITPQAFETKWKRYLAFRFNWVPLLTSTGVLWGLITVSLIGIYFVRKRKNKEILKEWAEQEEREDENEKNQPR